Proteins found in one Thermaerobacter subterraneus DSM 13965 genomic segment:
- a CDS encoding Glu/Leu/Phe/Val family dehydrogenase, protein MPNPYEVAKQEIARACQVLGLDPAVYRILARPLRFIEVAIPVRMDDGRTEVFVGYRSQHNDALGPTKGGIRFHPQVTPDEVKALSMWMTLKCALLEIPFGGGKGGVVCDPKRMSARELEGLSRGYIQAMAQVMGEEKDIPAPDVYTTAQVMAWIADEFSQIRQQNAFGIVTGKPLVIGGSLGRHEATARGAVTVVREAAQAMGLDIRHATVAIQGYGNAGSIAHRLLYDMGVRVIAVSDSGGAIVNEGGLEPEAVAAHKEATGSVSGFPGARTITNEDLLTLPCDILLPAALENQITAANAGRIQARLVGEIANGPTTPEAHRILVERGVVVLPDILTNAGGVTVSYFEWVQNQCHWYWSEDEVNQRLEERMVRAFHRVWEAGQRLPTRDLRLAAYTVAVARVAEAMRVRGWIHRTDSSFRS, encoded by the coding sequence CTGCCCAACCCCTACGAGGTGGCCAAGCAGGAGATTGCCCGCGCCTGCCAGGTGCTGGGCCTGGACCCCGCCGTCTACCGGATCCTGGCGCGGCCGCTGCGTTTCATCGAGGTGGCGATCCCCGTCCGGATGGACGACGGGCGCACCGAGGTCTTCGTGGGCTACCGCTCCCAGCACAACGACGCCCTGGGGCCGACCAAGGGCGGGATCCGCTTCCACCCCCAGGTCACCCCTGATGAGGTCAAGGCCCTGTCCATGTGGATGACCCTCAAGTGCGCCCTGCTGGAGATTCCCTTCGGCGGCGGCAAGGGCGGGGTGGTCTGCGATCCCAAGCGGATGTCGGCGCGGGAACTGGAGGGGTTGAGCCGCGGCTACATCCAGGCCATGGCCCAGGTGATGGGGGAGGAGAAGGACATCCCGGCCCCCGACGTCTACACCACGGCCCAGGTGATGGCCTGGATTGCCGACGAGTTCAGCCAGATCCGCCAGCAGAACGCCTTCGGCATCGTGACCGGCAAGCCCCTGGTGATCGGCGGCTCCTTAGGCCGCCACGAAGCCACCGCCCGGGGTGCCGTCACTGTGGTCCGGGAAGCGGCCCAGGCCATGGGCCTGGACATCCGCCACGCCACGGTGGCGATCCAGGGGTACGGCAACGCGGGCAGCATCGCCCACCGGCTGCTGTACGACATGGGGGTCCGGGTCATCGCCGTCAGCGACTCGGGGGGCGCCATCGTCAACGAAGGGGGCCTGGAACCCGAGGCGGTGGCCGCCCACAAGGAGGCCACCGGCAGCGTGTCCGGCTTCCCGGGCGCCCGCACCATCACCAACGAAGACTTGCTTACCCTGCCTTGTGATATCCTTTTGCCGGCCGCCCTGGAAAACCAGATCACCGCTGCCAACGCGGGCCGGATCCAGGCGCGGCTCGTCGGCGAGATCGCCAACGGCCCCACCACCCCCGAGGCCCACCGCATCCTGGTGGAGCGGGGCGTGGTGGTGTTGCCCGACATCCTGACCAATGCCGGGGGCGTGACCGTCAGCTACTTCGAGTGGGTCCAGAACCAGTGCCACTGGTACTGGTCGGAGGACGAGGTCAACCAGCGGCTGGAGGAGCGGATGGTGCGGGCCTTCCACCGGGTCTGGGAGGCGGGGCAGCGGCTCCCGACCCGGGATCTGCGGCTGGCCGCCTACACCGTGGCGGTGGCCCGGGTGGCCGAGGCCATGCGGGTGAGGGGCTGGATCCACCGTACCGACAGCAGCTTCCGCTCCTAG
- the yajC gene encoding preprotein translocase subunit YajC, whose translation MPEQGNALLSNLLIFAVFFGLMWFMLIRPQQQQQKRRREMLARLKAGDKVVTIGGIFGTLTRVDEDTVRLRIADKVEIRLSRDAVARVLGQDD comes from the coding sequence GTGCCGGAACAGGGGAATGCCCTGCTTTCGAACCTGCTGATCTTCGCCGTGTTCTTCGGCCTCATGTGGTTCATGCTGATCCGGCCCCAACAGCAGCAGCAGAAGCGGCGCCGGGAGATGCTGGCACGGCTGAAGGCCGGCGACAAGGTGGTCACCATCGGCGGCATCTTCGGCACCCTGACCAGGGTCGACGAAGACACGGTGCGCCTGCGCATCGCCGACAAGGTGGAGATCCGCCTGAGCCGGGACGCCGTTGCCCGGGTGCTGGGGCAGGACGACTAG
- a CDS encoding acetyl-CoA carboxylase biotin carboxyl carrier protein subunit encodes GGTAPRGGGAAPEAAAPAGPNGTAGKGTPVTAPLPGVLLDVRVRPGDRVEAGQVVAILEAMKMENELAAPCTGRVTAVPHTRGQTLNQGDAVAWIDPEG; translated from the coding sequence GGCGGCACCGCCCCCCGGGGGGGCGGTGCCGCCCCGGAGGCCGCAGCACCTGCGGGCCCCAACGGCACCGCCGGCAAGGGGACGCCGGTGACGGCGCCGCTGCCGGGGGTGCTCCTGGACGTGCGGGTTCGTCCCGGGGACCGGGTGGAAGCAGGCCAGGTGGTGGCCATCCTGGAGGCCATGAAGATGGAAAACGAGCTGGCCGCTCCCTGTACCGGCCGGGTGACCGCGGTGCCCCACACCCGGGGCCAGACGCTCAACCAGGGCGACGCCGTGGCCTGGATCGATCCCGAGGGATGA
- a CDS encoding 5-formyltetrahydrofolate cyclo-ligase, with translation MASASQAGPRELAPGAGAGSPGPEAAQSPWDGGKEAWRRRLREAWRAWSRTERGPVSAAICTRLQALLLGQEPWPAAGAGGALRRPALAALMLYAPLATEVDVTPLLTWARRQGLAVLLPRVDPARQVMEARQVSSWDDTEVGPWGLRQPRARCPAQPVDGSTLIVVPGLGFDRQGWRLGRGGGFYDRFLDRHPAAWRAGVVPSAMLLASVPRDEHDRRMDLVVSEAGVLGPWWGIR, from the coding sequence ATGGCCAGTGCTTCCCAGGCGGGGCCCCGGGAGCTGGCGCCCGGCGCGGGGGCCGGCTCGCCGGGCCCGGAAGCTGCCCAGAGCCCCTGGGACGGCGGCAAGGAGGCCTGGCGGCGGCGGCTCCGGGAGGCGTGGCGGGCCTGGTCCCGCACGGAGCGCGGCCCCGTGTCGGCGGCCATCTGCACCCGCCTCCAGGCCCTCTTGCTGGGACAGGAGCCCTGGCCCGCGGCCGGTGCGGGCGGCGCCCTGCGGCGGCCGGCCCTCGCCGCTCTCATGCTGTACGCGCCCCTGGCGACGGAGGTCGATGTAACGCCCCTCCTGACGTGGGCGCGCCGCCAGGGGCTGGCGGTGCTCCTGCCGCGGGTCGACCCCGCCCGCCAGGTCATGGAGGCGCGGCAGGTGAGCAGCTGGGATGACACCGAGGTGGGGCCGTGGGGACTCCGCCAGCCCCGGGCCCGCTGCCCTGCTCAGCCGGTGGACGGGAGCACCCTGATCGTGGTGCCGGGCCTGGGCTTCGACCGCCAGGGCTGGCGCCTGGGCCGCGGCGGCGGGTTCTATGACCGGTTCCTCGACCGCCACCCGGCCGCCTGGCGCGCAGGCGTGGTGCCCTCGGCGATGCTGCTGGCCTCCGTGCCACGGGACGAGCACGACCGGCGCATGGACCTGGTGGTCAGCGAGGCCGGCGTGCTGGGGCCGTGGTGGGGCATCCGCTGA
- a CDS encoding acyl-CoA carboxylase subunit beta: protein MAEKVAELRSRRQRLEQGGGTQRIAQQHVKGKLTARERLALLLDPGSFQELDLFVQHRAREFGMEGKEAPGDGVITGFGCIDGRLVYVFAQDFTVIGGTLGEMHAAKIVKVMDLALKAGAPLIGINDSGGARIQEGVASLDGFARIFARNTWASGVIPQISVIMGPCAGGAVYSPAITDFVFMVEGTSQMFITGPDVIKTVTGEEISFEELGGAATHTTRSGVAHFYARDERECLGLIRHLLSYLPSNNLEEPPLLDTGDPPGRPAPELEQVVPTDPNKPYDVRRVIEGLVDRGTFFEVHQRFAQSAVVGFARLGGRVVGVVANQPRVLAGCLDIDSSDKIARFVRFCDAFNIPLITLVDTPGYLPGRAQEHGGIIRHGAKVLYAYAEATVPKISVVLRKAYGGAYIAMCCRGLGADYAFAWPTAEIAVMGPEGACNIVFRREIAEADDPAAMRAAKVREYRDVFASPYVAAARGYVDDVIEPALTRARVAAALESLAGKREQRPARKHGNIPL from the coding sequence ATGGCCGAGAAGGTGGCCGAACTGCGGTCCCGCCGGCAGCGGCTGGAGCAGGGGGGCGGGACCCAGCGCATCGCCCAGCAGCACGTCAAGGGCAAGCTCACCGCCCGGGAGCGCCTCGCCCTCCTGCTTGACCCCGGCAGCTTCCAGGAGCTGGACCTGTTCGTCCAGCACCGGGCGCGGGAATTCGGCATGGAGGGCAAGGAGGCGCCGGGCGACGGCGTGATCACGGGATTCGGCTGCATCGACGGGCGGCTGGTGTACGTCTTCGCCCAGGACTTCACCGTCATCGGCGGCACTCTGGGGGAGATGCACGCGGCGAAGATCGTCAAGGTGATGGACCTGGCCCTCAAGGCGGGGGCGCCCTTGATCGGCATCAACGACTCCGGGGGTGCCCGCATCCAGGAGGGCGTCGCCTCCCTGGACGGCTTCGCCCGGATCTTTGCCCGCAACACCTGGGCCTCGGGGGTCATCCCCCAGATCTCCGTGATCATGGGCCCCTGTGCCGGGGGTGCCGTCTACTCGCCCGCCATCACCGACTTCGTCTTCATGGTGGAAGGCACCAGCCAGATGTTCATCACCGGGCCCGACGTGATCAAGACGGTGACGGGCGAGGAGATCAGCTTCGAAGAGCTGGGCGGTGCGGCGACCCACACCACCCGCAGCGGCGTGGCCCACTTCTACGCCCGGGACGAGCGCGAGTGCCTGGGCCTGATCAGGCACCTTCTGAGCTATTTGCCCTCCAATAATCTGGAGGAACCGCCCCTTCTCGACACCGGCGACCCGCCCGGACGGCCCGCGCCGGAACTGGAGCAGGTGGTGCCGACGGATCCCAACAAGCCCTACGACGTGCGCCGGGTCATCGAAGGACTGGTGGACCGGGGGACCTTCTTCGAGGTTCACCAGCGCTTTGCCCAGAGCGCCGTGGTGGGCTTCGCCCGGCTAGGCGGGCGGGTGGTGGGCGTGGTGGCCAACCAGCCCCGGGTGCTGGCCGGGTGCCTCGACATCGACTCGTCCGACAAGATCGCCCGCTTCGTGCGCTTTTGCGACGCCTTCAACATTCCCCTGATCACCCTGGTGGACACGCCGGGCTACCTGCCGGGCCGGGCCCAGGAGCACGGCGGCATCATCCGCCACGGGGCCAAGGTGCTGTATGCCTACGCCGAGGCGACGGTGCCCAAGATCTCGGTGGTGCTGCGCAAGGCCTACGGCGGCGCCTACATCGCCATGTGCTGCCGCGGCCTGGGGGCCGACTACGCCTTTGCCTGGCCGACGGCGGAGATCGCCGTCATGGGTCCGGAGGGGGCCTGCAACATCGTCTTCCGGCGGGAGATCGCCGAGGCGGACGACCCCGCCGCCATGCGGGCGGCCAAGGTGCGGGAGTACCGGGACGTCTTCGCCAGCCCCTACGTGGCGGCAGCCCGGGGGTATGTGGACGACGTCATCGAGCCGGCCCTGACCCGGGCGCGGGTGGCGGCAGCCCTGGAGAGCCTGGCCGGCAAGCGAGAGCAGCGCCCCGCCCGCAAGCACGGCAACATCCCCCTGTGA
- the mraZ gene encoding division/cell wall cluster transcriptional repressor MraZ has protein sequence MLIGEYRHTVDDKGRLFVPARLRDELGEPLVMTRGLDQCLFVFPPAEWRNLEAKLRALPLAQSSARAFVRMLLSGACECVPDKQGRILLPQTLREYAGIDREAVLIGVGNRMEIWSAERWTRYVEEASEAYSRIAEQIVDLGI, from the coding sequence ATGCTCATCGGCGAGTACCGCCACACGGTGGACGACAAGGGGCGCCTGTTCGTCCCCGCCCGGTTGCGGGACGAGCTGGGCGAGCCCCTGGTCATGACCCGTGGCCTCGACCAGTGCCTGTTCGTCTTTCCCCCCGCGGAGTGGCGGAACCTGGAGGCCAAGCTGCGGGCTTTGCCCCTTGCCCAGTCCAGCGCCCGCGCCTTCGTCCGGATGCTGCTCTCGGGTGCCTGCGAGTGCGTGCCGGACAAGCAGGGCCGCATCCTCTTGCCCCAGACGCTGCGCGAGTACGCCGGCATCGACCGGGAGGCGGTGCTGATCGGCGTGGGCAACCGGATGGAGATCTGGTCCGCGGAGCGCTGGACACGCTACGTGGAAGAGGCGTCGGAGGCCTACTCCCGGATCGCCGAGCAGATCGTCGACCTGGGGATCTGA
- the tgt gene encoding tRNA guanosine(34) transglycosylase Tgt gives MGRWDGWFTVEHHEVHSHARAGRLHTPHGVVETPVFMPVGTQAAVKTLSPHELHQVGAQIILSNTYHLYLRPGSQVVAEAGGLHRFMAWDRPILTDSGGFQVFSLAALRQVTGDGVRFRSHLDGSEHFFTPELSMAVQRDLGADIIMCFDECLAYPARRDEVEASVERTTRWARRCHRAWQEDGDPDRQALFGIVQGGAYPDLRRRSAEELAELDFPGYAVGGLSVGEPAGVTVAVLDVTVPLLPAGRPRYLMGVGTPDLILEAVWRGIDMMDCVLPTRMARHGTVYTSQGRITVRNAAYARDFGPLDPACDCYACRHFSRAYIRHLLKVNETLGMRLTTIHNLRYLQRFMERLRQAVREDRLPEFRAAFYREEGAALGFRPPEPEPLPAG, from the coding sequence TGGTGGAGACGCCGGTGTTCATGCCCGTGGGCACCCAGGCCGCGGTGAAGACCTTGAGCCCCCACGAGCTGCACCAGGTGGGGGCGCAGATCATCCTGAGCAACACCTACCACCTGTACCTGCGACCCGGGTCCCAGGTGGTGGCGGAGGCCGGCGGCCTGCACCGCTTCATGGCCTGGGACCGGCCCATCCTGACCGACAGCGGCGGATTCCAGGTGTTCAGCCTGGCCGCACTGCGCCAGGTCACCGGCGACGGCGTCCGCTTCCGGTCCCACCTGGACGGCTCCGAGCACTTCTTCACCCCCGAGCTGTCCATGGCCGTCCAGCGGGACCTGGGGGCGGACATCATCATGTGCTTCGACGAGTGCCTGGCGTATCCGGCCCGCCGGGACGAGGTGGAGGCCAGCGTGGAACGGACCACCCGCTGGGCCCGCCGCTGCCACCGCGCCTGGCAGGAAGACGGGGACCCCGACCGGCAGGCCCTCTTCGGCATCGTGCAGGGGGGAGCCTATCCCGACCTGCGCCGCCGCTCGGCGGAGGAACTGGCGGAGCTGGACTTCCCCGGCTATGCCGTGGGCGGCCTGAGCGTCGGCGAGCCCGCCGGGGTCACCGTGGCCGTGCTGGACGTGACGGTACCTCTCTTGCCGGCCGGCCGGCCCCGCTACCTGATGGGCGTGGGGACGCCCGACTTGATCCTGGAGGCCGTGTGGCGCGGGATCGACATGATGGACTGCGTCCTGCCCACCCGGATGGCCCGGCACGGAACGGTGTACACCTCCCAGGGACGGATCACCGTGCGCAACGCCGCCTACGCCCGGGACTTCGGCCCCCTGGATCCGGCCTGCGACTGCTACGCCTGCCGCCACTTCTCCCGGGCCTACATCCGGCACCTGCTCAAGGTCAACGAGACCCTGGGCATGCGCCTCACCACCATCCACAACCTGCGGTACCTCCAGCGCTTCATGGAGCGCCTGCGCCAGGCGGTGCGGGAGGACCGCCTGCCGGAGTTCCGGGCGGCGTTCTACCGGGAAGAAGGCGCGGCGCTGGGCTTCCGCCCGCCGGAGCCGGAACCGCTGCCGGCGGGATGA